In Sideroxyarcus emersonii, one DNA window encodes the following:
- a CDS encoding SPOR domain-containing protein has protein sequence MSGDKGKVVAGVFIGMVLGIAAAGAVAWFVLKKNPTAFINKEPSKPAPQVAAVPASAPAVVAPVAASGVGEPKQHFEFYKELTDKSDGTAHKSSPKPAVKPPVAPRPAQPPAAASKEVYYVQAGSFQNIDDAEKLKAKLAFSGFEATLQTVNLPDKGVWHRVRLGPYNSNEAGRTVATLKQNGIIATQQRAQ, from the coding sequence ATGAGCGGGGATAAGGGCAAGGTAGTCGCCGGTGTGTTCATCGGCATGGTGCTCGGTATCGCGGCAGCGGGCGCTGTCGCGTGGTTCGTGCTGAAGAAGAACCCGACTGCGTTTATCAACAAGGAACCATCCAAACCTGCGCCGCAGGTTGCCGCGGTGCCGGCGAGCGCGCCGGCAGTGGTGGCGCCCGTCGCCGCTTCCGGTGTGGGCGAACCCAAACAGCATTTCGAATTCTACAAGGAGCTGACCGACAAGTCGGACGGTACCGCGCACAAGAGCAGTCCGAAGCCGGCAGTGAAACCGCCCGTAGCGCCGAGACCGGCACAGCCTCCAGCCGCCGCTTCCAAAGAGGTCTACTACGTGCAGGCCGGTTCGTTCCAGAACATCGACGACGCAGAGAAACTGAAAGCCAAGCTGGCCTTCTCCGGCTTCGAGGCCACCCTCCAGACGGTGAATCTGCCGGACAAGGGAGTATGGCATCGCGTGCGCCTCGGCCCGTATAACAGCAACGAGGCCGGCAGGACCGTCGCAACTTTGAAGCAGAACGGCATCATCGCCACCCAACAACGCGCCCAGTGA
- a CDS encoding thiol:disulfide interchange protein DsbA/DsbL, whose protein sequence is MRFFRQIVAVLALLCATWAHAEGGSGYTLLSPPQPTTSGKKVEVLEFFFYGCPHCYHLHPLLTEWEKKKPKDVELQYVPTIFNAGWEPMAYTFYALESLGQRQQLHDALFEAWNVQNIDLSDEGKITDFVARHGVDPAKFGAAYNSFSVRSKVVRSNQMVQSFGIRGTPTIAVDGKYIITGLQPADTIRVLDEVIKIARAERNRH, encoded by the coding sequence ATGAGATTCTTCAGGCAGATCGTTGCAGTGCTGGCATTGCTGTGCGCGACCTGGGCGCACGCCGAGGGCGGCTCTGGCTATACATTGCTGAGCCCGCCGCAACCGACCACCAGCGGCAAGAAAGTCGAAGTGCTGGAGTTTTTCTTCTACGGTTGCCCGCATTGCTATCACCTGCATCCGCTGCTGACCGAGTGGGAGAAGAAGAAGCCCAAGGATGTCGAACTGCAGTATGTGCCGACCATCTTCAATGCCGGCTGGGAGCCCATGGCTTATACGTTCTATGCGCTGGAATCCTTGGGGCAGCGCCAGCAGTTGCACGACGCGCTGTTTGAGGCATGGAACGTGCAGAACATCGACCTGAGCGACGAGGGCAAGATCACCGATTTCGTGGCGCGACATGGCGTCGATCCGGCCAAGTTCGGTGCGGCCTACAATTCCTTCTCGGTGCGGAGCAAGGTGGTGCGCAGCAACCAGATGGTGCAGAGCTTCGGCATCCGCGGTACGCCGACCATCGCGGTCGACGGGAAATACATCATCACCGGGCTGCAACCGGCAGACACCATCCGCGTGCTGGATGAAGTGATCAAGATCGCCCGCGCAGAACGCAACAGGCATTGA
- a CDS encoding SDR family oxidoreductase codes for MLKVVISGASSGIGQALARHYLERGATVAAFARRGELLQALAAEFPGKVHDYALDVRDAPAIQAAARDFMSHVGIPDIVIANAGVSRGTLTEYVEDEDVFQDIMDINVLGMVKTFQPFLTAMRQARRGTLVGIASVAGLRGLPGSGAYSASKAAAITYLESLRVELYGSGVRVVTISPGYIKTPMTDINTYPMPFILEAHDAARRMARAIERGTSFAIVPWRMGLAGWMLKRLPNWLYDLAFSKAPHKSRHPG; via the coding sequence ATGCTGAAGGTGGTGATCTCCGGCGCTTCGAGCGGCATCGGTCAGGCGCTCGCGCGTCATTACCTCGAACGCGGTGCAACGGTGGCCGCATTCGCGCGGCGCGGCGAATTGCTGCAGGCGCTGGCGGCGGAATTCCCCGGCAAGGTCCATGACTATGCGCTCGATGTGCGCGATGCACCCGCCATCCAGGCGGCGGCGCGCGACTTCATGTCGCATGTCGGCATCCCGGATATCGTCATCGCCAATGCCGGCGTGAGCCGCGGCACGCTGACCGAATATGTCGAAGACGAGGACGTGTTCCAGGACATCATGGACATCAACGTGCTCGGCATGGTCAAGACTTTCCAGCCATTCCTAACTGCAATGCGCCAAGCGCGCCGCGGCACCCTGGTCGGCATCGCCAGCGTCGCCGGCTTGCGCGGCCTGCCCGGTTCGGGCGCCTATTCGGCATCCAAGGCAGCAGCCATCACCTATCTGGAGAGCCTGCGCGTGGAACTGTACGGCAGTGGCGTGAGGGTCGTGACGATCAGTCCCGGATACATCAAGACGCCGATGACGGACATCAATACCTACCCGATGCCGTTCATCCTCGAAGCGCATGACGCAGCCCGCCGCATGGCGCGGGCCATCGAGCGCGGCACTTCCTTCGCCATCGTCCCGTGGCGGATGGGTCTGGCGGGATGGATGCTGAAGCGACTCCCCAACTGGCTTTACGACCTGGCTTTCAGCAAGGCGCCGCATAAGTCCCGCCATCCGGGATAA
- the petA gene encoding ubiquinol-cytochrome c reductase iron-sulfur subunit, which yields MENEALSSSDRRDFLVKLTSVVGGAGVAATCVPFVASMNPSSDVLAKAETEVDLSSIPPGGLRTVAWQGKPVFILHRTPEQIKEAAASNGGGDPEPDSKRVKNPEWLVVIGVCTHMGCVPNMEGAGWVCHCHGSQYDDSGRVTRGPAPKNLEVPPYHFVAENKIVIGKA from the coding sequence ATGGAGAATGAGGCATTGAGCAGCAGCGACCGCCGAGATTTTCTGGTCAAGTTGACTTCCGTGGTTGGTGGTGCAGGTGTGGCGGCAACCTGTGTACCGTTCGTAGCAAGCATGAATCCCAGTTCCGATGTGTTGGCCAAAGCCGAGACCGAGGTCGATCTGTCCTCGATCCCGCCGGGCGGTTTGCGTACCGTCGCCTGGCAAGGAAAACCGGTATTCATCCTGCATCGCACGCCCGAACAGATCAAGGAAGCGGCAGCCTCCAACGGCGGCGGCGATCCTGAGCCGGACAGCAAGCGTGTCAAGAATCCGGAATGGCTGGTGGTGATCGGCGTCTGCACCCATATGGGATGCGTGCCGAACATGGAAGGGGCAGGCTGGGTGTGCCACTGCCATGGCAGCCAGTATGACGATAGCGGTCGCGTGACGCGTGGCCCCGCCCCGAAGAACCTTGAAGTACCGCCCTACCACTTCGTGGCGGAAAACAAGATAGTCATCGGCAAAGCCTAG
- a CDS encoding cytochrome b N-terminal domain-containing protein, which yields MKTKVINWIDKRFPLTSFVEHDLTGYPTPRNLSYWWNFGFLAGFVLVLQVATGIFLAMHYKADVLMSFDSIQHIMRDVNYGWLLRYMHAMGASAFFFVIFVHMARTLYYGSYRAPRELLWWTGQGLLLLLMATAFMGYLLPWGQMSFWGATVITNLFRATPFIGDQVVVWLRGDYTVGDATLTRFFSLHYLFPFIIIGAVVVHLVALHTVKSSNPSGIDLAAKDNIPFHPYFTIKDLYGLGLFLILYSVFVFFIPDSLIEPANNIPANPMMTPNHIVPEWYFLPFYAILRSVPSLVGGVVAMAVSVIIFAFMPYLDRSRIPGGARYRPIYRLQFYLFLADMLVLGYVGYVPPTSQTIVIGQVATLCYFASFLVIPFISKMEERWLVKRGLPPAVMSLMESESQQKSKNGGKQ from the coding sequence ATGAAAACAAAAGTCATTAATTGGATAGATAAGCGTTTCCCGCTCACCAGCTTCGTCGAGCATGATCTGACAGGCTATCCCACCCCGCGCAATCTCAGTTACTGGTGGAACTTCGGTTTCCTGGCCGGATTCGTGCTGGTGTTGCAGGTCGCCACGGGCATCTTCCTGGCGATGCACTACAAGGCCGATGTGCTGATGTCGTTCGACTCCATCCAGCACATCATGCGCGATGTGAATTACGGCTGGCTGTTGCGGTACATGCATGCGATGGGTGCTTCGGCCTTCTTCTTCGTGATTTTCGTGCACATGGCGCGCACCCTGTATTACGGCTCCTACCGGGCGCCGCGCGAACTGCTGTGGTGGACCGGGCAGGGCCTGTTGCTGTTGCTGATGGCGACAGCCTTCATGGGATACCTGCTGCCGTGGGGGCAAATGTCCTTCTGGGGCGCGACGGTGATCACTAACCTGTTCCGTGCGACGCCGTTCATCGGTGACCAGGTGGTCGTCTGGCTCAGGGGCGATTACACCGTGGGCGATGCGACGCTGACGCGCTTCTTCTCGCTGCACTACCTGTTCCCGTTCATCATCATCGGGGCGGTGGTCGTGCACCTGGTGGCGCTGCACACCGTCAAGAGCAGCAATCCGAGCGGCATCGACCTGGCCGCCAAGGACAACATCCCGTTCCACCCTTACTTCACGATCAAGGACCTGTACGGTCTGGGGCTGTTCCTGATCCTGTACAGCGTGTTCGTGTTTTTCATACCTGACAGCCTGATCGAGCCGGCCAACAATATTCCGGCCAATCCGATGATGACGCCGAACCATATCGTGCCCGAATGGTATTTCCTGCCGTTCTACGCGATCCTGCGTTCAGTGCCGAGTCTGGTCGGCGGCGTGGTCGCGATGGCCGTGTCGGTGATCATATTCGCCTTCATGCCGTATCTGGACCGTTCGCGCATCCCCGGCGGGGCGCGTTACCGTCCCATTTACCGCCTGCAGTTCTACCTGTTCCTGGCGGACATGCTGGTGTTGGGCTATGTCGGTTATGTACCGCCGACCAGCCAGACTATCGTGATCGGGCAAGTGGCTACGCTGTGTTATTTCGCTTCGTTCCTGGTCATTCCGTTCATCTCGAAGATGGAAGAACGCTGGCTGGTCAAGCGCGGCTTGCCGCCGGCAGTGATGAGCCTGATGGAAAGCGAAAGCCAACAGAAAAGCAAGAATGGAGGTAAGCAGTGA
- a CDS encoding cytochrome c1: MKKLMTILASCCIATSVFASEAELETVKVGNDVQTLTRGADALMTNCHSCHSLKYVKYSDLVAMGVDKSKVDAWRGDQPLSTPLLAQMPEDAAIQSFGKAPPDLSLMAKARDGGVNYVYSYLVGYYVSPEGVTGNHYYPPTKMPDILGISTAAGEAQRTEIHNTARDIVSFMSWAADPHAQERIRLGYYVIAYLIVLTTLLYLVKKRVWSKLK, translated from the coding sequence GTGAAAAAGCTCATGACAATACTGGCTTCATGCTGCATCGCCACGTCGGTGTTCGCATCCGAAGCGGAACTGGAGACGGTCAAGGTAGGTAACGATGTGCAGACATTGACGCGCGGCGCAGACGCGCTGATGACCAACTGTCATTCATGCCACAGCCTGAAATACGTCAAATACAGCGACCTGGTTGCAATGGGCGTGGACAAGAGCAAGGTGGATGCGTGGCGCGGCGATCAGCCGCTCTCCACCCCCCTGCTTGCGCAGATGCCGGAGGATGCCGCCATCCAGTCGTTCGGCAAGGCACCTCCCGACCTGAGCCTGATGGCGAAAGCGCGCGACGGCGGCGTGAACTATGTCTACTCCTACCTGGTGGGCTACTACGTCAGCCCGGAAGGGGTGACGGGCAACCATTATTATCCGCCGACCAAGATGCCCGACATTCTGGGCATCAGCACGGCGGCCGGGGAAGCGCAGCGTACCGAGATCCATAACACTGCCCGCGACATCGTCTCGTTCATGTCCTGGGCGGCCGACCCGCACGCGCAAGAGCGGATTCGCCTTGGTTACTATGTGATCGCGTACCTGATCGTGCTGACGACGCTGCTGTATCTGGTCAAGAAACGCGTCTGGTCGAAATTGAAATGA
- the gatB gene encoding Asp-tRNA(Asn)/Glu-tRNA(Gln) amidotransferase subunit GatB, translating to MTWEIVIGLEVHTQLSTNSKIFSGASTAFGAEPNTQADAVSLALPGVLPVLNKGAVERAIKFGLATGAHIAPRSVFARKNYFYPDLPKGYQISQFDLPVVGQGALTVQVEPLSGNAKPYEKTVRITRAHLEEDAGKSLHGDFHGMTGIDLNRAGTPLLEIVSEPDMCSAAEAVAYAKALHTLVRWIGICDGNMQEGSFRCDVNVSVRKPGQPLGTRREIKNLNSFKFMQQAIDYEVQWQIDTIENGGKVQQATVLFNPDTGETRAMRSKEDAHDYRYFPDPDLLPLEIPSEWIERVRGTLPELPQAKQARYVNDLGLSAYDASILTASREIADFFESSVNTLFSQVRSAINLGAAPSAEPYAAKLCANWIIGEVSAQLNRDGKDMSQCPISAQQLGSMLQRIADGTISNSGAKEVFRTMWAEGGTADAIIEAKGLKQVSDSGAIEALVDEIIAANADKVAEYRSGKDKLFGFFVGIAMKASKGKANPAQLNDVLKKKLAG from the coding sequence ATGACCTGGGAAATCGTCATCGGGCTGGAAGTGCATACCCAGCTTTCGACCAACAGCAAGATATTCTCCGGCGCCTCGACCGCGTTCGGTGCCGAGCCGAACACACAGGCCGATGCGGTAAGCCTGGCACTGCCCGGCGTGTTGCCGGTGCTGAACAAGGGTGCGGTGGAACGCGCGATCAAGTTCGGCCTGGCCACCGGGGCGCACATCGCGCCGCGTTCGGTGTTCGCACGCAAGAATTATTTCTACCCCGACCTGCCCAAGGGCTACCAGATCAGCCAGTTCGATCTGCCCGTGGTGGGACAAGGCGCGTTGACCGTCCAGGTCGAGCCGCTGTCCGGCAACGCCAAGCCGTATGAGAAGACGGTGCGCATCACCCGCGCCCACCTGGAAGAGGATGCGGGCAAGTCGCTGCACGGAGATTTCCATGGCATGACCGGCATCGACCTGAACCGCGCCGGCACGCCGCTGCTGGAAATCGTGTCCGAGCCGGACATGTGTTCTGCGGCCGAGGCGGTGGCCTACGCCAAGGCGCTGCACACGCTGGTGCGCTGGATCGGCATCTGCGACGGCAACATGCAGGAGGGCTCGTTCCGCTGCGACGTGAACGTGTCGGTGCGCAAGCCCGGTCAGCCATTGGGTACGCGGCGCGAGATCAAGAACCTGAACTCGTTCAAGTTCATGCAGCAGGCCATCGACTACGAAGTGCAATGGCAGATCGACACCATCGAGAACGGCGGCAAGGTGCAGCAGGCTACCGTGCTGTTCAACCCGGACACCGGCGAGACGCGCGCCATGCGCAGCAAGGAAGACGCGCACGATTACCGCTACTTCCCCGATCCGGATCTGTTGCCGCTGGAAATCCCCAGCGAGTGGATCGAGCGGGTGCGCGGCACCTTGCCCGAGCTGCCGCAGGCCAAACAGGCGCGCTATGTGAACGACCTCGGTCTATCCGCCTATGACGCCAGCATTCTCACCGCCTCGCGGGAGATAGCAGATTTCTTCGAGAGCTCGGTTAATACATTATTTTCGCAAGTTCGCAGTGCCATTAATCTTGGTGCCGCTCCTTCTGCTGAGCCTTACGCAGCAAAGCTTTGCGCCAACTGGATCATCGGCGAAGTCAGTGCGCAGCTGAACCGTGATGGCAAGGACATGAGCCAGTGCCCGATCAGCGCGCAGCAATTGGGCAGCATGCTGCAGCGCATCGCCGACGGCACCATCTCCAACTCCGGAGCGAAGGAAGTGTTCCGCACCATGTGGGCGGAGGGCGGCACAGCAGATGCGATCATCGAGGCCAAGGGGTTGAAGCAGGTTTCCGACAGCGGCGCCATCGAAGCGCTGGTGGACGAGATCATCGCCGCCAATGCCGACAAGGTCGCGGAATATCGCAGCGGCAAGGACAAGCTGTTCGGCTTCTTCGTCGGTATCGCCATGAAGGCCAGCAAGGGCAAGGCGAACCCGGCGCAGCTGAACGACGTCCTCAAGAAAAAACTGGCGGGCTGA
- the gatA gene encoding Asp-tRNA(Asn)/Glu-tRNA(Gln) amidotransferase subunit GatA, with translation MIHSSLAQLGAALRAKKISSVELTQGYLDRIATLNPQLNAYVTLNPEMSLAQARGADARFAAGTAEPLTGIPIAQKDIFCAKGWLTTCGSKMLHNFVSPYDAHVIEQFNRAGAINLGKTNMDEFAMGSSNETSHYGPVKNPWDTARVPGGSSGGTAAAVAARLCAAATGTDTGGSIRQPAALCGISGLKPTYGVCSRYGMIAFASSLDQAGPMGRSAEDLALMMNVMAGFDERDSTSLQRAREDYTRDLNKPLSGLRIGLPKEFFAEGMGADVAKAVEAAIAEYKKLGATIVDISLPNSRLSVPVYYVLAPAEASSNLSRFDGVRYGYRAPEYSDLADMYEKSRAQGFGAEVKRRIMIGTYVLSHGYYDAYYLQAQKIRRLIAQDFTEAYKQCDVIMGPTSPSTAFKLGEKGDDPVQMYLSDIYTIAVNLAGLPGMSIPCGFGENNMPVGLQIIGNYFDEARMLNVAHQYQLATDWHNRAPHGL, from the coding sequence ATGATCCATTCCAGCCTCGCCCAGCTCGGTGCCGCTCTGCGCGCCAAGAAGATCTCCAGCGTCGAACTGACGCAGGGCTACCTCGACCGTATCGCCACGCTGAATCCGCAACTCAACGCCTATGTCACGCTGAATCCGGAGATGTCGCTGGCGCAGGCGCGCGGCGCCGACGCGCGTTTCGCTGCCGGCACGGCCGAGCCGCTGACCGGCATCCCCATCGCGCAAAAAGACATTTTTTGCGCCAAGGGCTGGCTCACCACCTGCGGGTCGAAGATGCTGCACAACTTCGTCTCGCCTTACGACGCGCACGTGATCGAACAATTCAACAGGGCCGGCGCGATCAACCTCGGCAAGACCAACATGGACGAATTCGCCATGGGATCAAGCAATGAGACCTCGCATTACGGCCCGGTGAAGAACCCTTGGGATACCGCGCGCGTGCCCGGCGGCAGCTCGGGCGGCACCGCGGCAGCCGTGGCGGCGCGTCTGTGCGCGGCGGCCACCGGCACCGACACCGGCGGCTCCATCCGCCAGCCGGCCGCACTGTGCGGCATCTCCGGCCTGAAACCGACCTACGGCGTGTGCTCGCGCTACGGCATGATCGCTTTCGCCTCCAGCCTCGACCAGGCCGGCCCGATGGGGCGCAGCGCCGAAGACCTGGCGCTGATGATGAACGTGATGGCCGGCTTCGACGAGCGCGATTCCACCAGCCTGCAGCGTGCCAGGGAAGACTACACCCGCGACTTGAACAAACCGCTGAGCGGCCTGCGCATCGGCCTGCCCAAGGAATTCTTCGCCGAGGGCATGGGCGCTGACGTGGCCAAGGCGGTGGAAGCCGCCATCGCCGAATACAAGAAACTCGGCGCCACCATCGTCGACATCAGCCTGCCCAACTCCAGGCTGTCGGTGCCGGTGTATTACGTGCTGGCCCCGGCGGAAGCATCGAGCAACCTGTCGCGTTTCGACGGCGTGCGCTACGGCTACCGCGCCCCGGAATACAGCGACCTCGCCGACATGTACGAGAAGAGCCGCGCACAAGGCTTCGGCGCGGAAGTAAAGCGCCGCATCATGATCGGCACCTATGTGCTGAGCCACGGCTACTACGATGCCTACTACCTGCAGGCGCAGAAGATCCGCCGCCTGATCGCGCAGGACTTCACTGAAGCGTACAAGCAATGCGACGTGATCATGGGACCAACCTCGCCCTCCACCGCCTTCAAGCTGGGCGAGAAGGGCGACGATCCGGTGCAGATGTACCTGTCCGACATCTACACCATCGCGGTGAACCTCGCCGGCCTGCCGGGTATGTCCATCCCCTGCGGCTTCGGCGAAAACAACATGCCGGTGGGCCTGCAGATCATCGGCAATTATTTCGACGAAGCGCGCATGCTGAACGTGGCGCACCAATACCAACTGGCGACGGATTGGCATAATCGCGCGCCGCATGGGCTGTAA
- the gatC gene encoding Asp-tRNA(Asn)/Glu-tRNA(Gln) amidotransferase subunit GatC: protein MSLSLADVEKVARLARLAMNEQELQAAQAQLNNIFGLIAEMQAVDTKGVEPMSHSQDLAQRLREDKVTETDQRAAFQAVAPQVEQGLYLVPQVIE from the coding sequence ATGTCCTTAAGTTTAGCCGATGTCGAAAAAGTCGCCCGCCTTGCCCGGCTGGCGATGAACGAGCAGGAACTCCAAGCCGCCCAGGCTCAACTGAACAACATCTTCGGCCTCATCGCCGAAATGCAGGCCGTTGATACTAAAGGCGTTGAGCCCATGTCGCACAGCCAGGACCTGGCGCAGCGCCTGCGCGAGGACAAAGTCACCGAAACCGATCAACGCGCCGCCTTCCAGGCCGTCGCCCCGCAAGTGGAGCAGGGTTTGTACCTGGTTCCGCAGGTCATCGAGTAA
- a CDS encoding rod shape-determining protein — translation MLSYFNGYFSNDLAIDLGTANTLIWLRGQGIVLNEPSVVAIRQEGGPNGKKVIQQVGLAAKQMLGRTPGNITAIRPMKDGVIADFTVTEQMLKQFIRRVHKSSIFTPSPRIVICVPCGSTQVERRAIRESAYGAGARRVELIEEPMAAAIGADLPIEDATGSMVVDIGGGTTEVGVISLGGAVYSGSVRVGGDKFDEAIINYIRRNYGMLIGESTAEMIKKEIGSAFPGSEVREMEVNGRNLAEGVPRSFTISSNEILEALTDPLNNIVSAVKTALEQTPPELGADIASKGMVLTGGGALLRDLDRLLMEETGLPVVIADDPLTCVVRGSGKALERMDKFNNIFTSD, via the coding sequence ATGTTAAGTTATTTCAACGGCTATTTTTCCAACGACCTCGCTATCGATCTCGGCACGGCGAACACACTGATCTGGTTGCGCGGACAGGGGATCGTGCTGAACGAGCCGTCCGTTGTGGCCATCCGCCAGGAAGGCGGTCCCAACGGCAAGAAAGTCATCCAGCAGGTCGGTCTCGCCGCCAAGCAGATGCTGGGCCGTACGCCCGGCAACATCACCGCCATCCGTCCGATGAAGGACGGCGTGATCGCCGACTTCACCGTCACCGAACAGATGCTCAAGCAGTTCATCCGCCGCGTGCACAAATCCAGCATCTTCACGCCCAGCCCGCGCATCGTGATCTGCGTGCCCTGCGGCTCCACGCAAGTCGAGCGCCGCGCCATCCGCGAATCCGCCTATGGCGCCGGTGCGCGCCGCGTCGAACTGATTGAAGAACCGATGGCTGCGGCGATCGGCGCCGACCTGCCGATCGAGGATGCCACCGGTTCCATGGTGGTGGACATCGGCGGCGGCACCACCGAGGTGGGCGTGATCTCGCTGGGTGGCGCGGTGTATTCCGGTTCGGTGCGCGTCGGCGGCGACAAGTTCGACGAAGCCATCATCAACTACATCCGCCGCAACTACGGCATGCTGATCGGCGAGAGCACCGCCGAGATGATCAAGAAGGAAATCGGTTCCGCCTTTCCGGGCAGCGAAGTGCGCGAGATGGAAGTGAACGGCCGCAACCTGGCCGAAGGCGTGCCGCGCAGCTTCACCATCTCCAGCAACGAGATCCTCGAGGCGCTGACCGATCCGCTCAACAACATCGTCAGTGCGGTGAAGACTGCGCTGGAACAGACCCCGCCTGAACTGGGCGCCGACATCGCCAGCAAGGGCATGGTGCTGACCGGCGGCGGCGCGTTGCTGCGCGATCTGGACCGTCTGCTGATGGAAGAGACCGGCCTGCCGGTGGTGATCGCCGACGATCCGCTGACCTGCGTGGTGCGCGGCTCGGGCAAAGCGCTCGAGCGCATGGATAAATTCAACAACATCTTCACCAGCGACTGA